A stretch of the Vibrio gazogenes genome encodes the following:
- a CDS encoding ectoine synthase — MIVRTLKECIQSERRVVAENWESVRMLLKDDNMGFSFHITTIYQDTETHIHYKNHLESVYCVSGSGEIEVVGGETFPIEPGTLYILDQHDEHYLRAYPGQNMVMACVFNPPLNGQEVHDASGVYPLS, encoded by the coding sequence ATGATTGTCAGAACATTAAAAGAATGTATTCAGAGTGAGCGACGTGTGGTCGCGGAAAACTGGGAAAGCGTCCGTATGTTATTGAAAGATGACAATATGGGGTTCTCATTTCATATTACGACGATTTATCAGGATACCGAGACACATATTCATTATAAGAATCATCTTGAATCTGTGTACTGCGTCTCCGGCAGCGGGGAAATAGAAGTTGTCGGTGGAGAGACCTTCCCGATTGAGCCGGGCACGTTGTATATCTTGGATCAGCATGATGAACATTATCTACGGGCTTATCCCGGACAGAATATGGTGATGGCTTGTGTCTTCAACCCACCGTTGAATGGACAAGAAGTTCATGATGCGTCCGGCGTCTATCCACTGAGTTAA
- a CDS encoding methyl-accepting chemotaxis protein translates to MNYFKNLGIRWKLCIPLILVMLLVLTLSGRSLYSEGLQAEAITIVTRQEIPALSLVQSANRDLYQAWVAERSMLTLPVKSEQYQLMQKMHDDSIKTASQSMEKLKSFQLNAEMKQLVEQFWKTYPEWVEVTERIEQERSSNSRAGRSTAIGLSFNEGFELFQKTQHHLELITDIVAFNADERTDKLEEMHQNYRSGQLWLVGFSLLICLGIIWFFPLMITGDLKNITQQIQALAKGGGDLTKRLKLNRRDELGELATYLDKFMSELHQLVTQIISNAQENNVHVSSLGEMSRKACQTAEKQVLSMREVSASSHEMNVAIQDVSLSTSEVSESTDKAGQSAREGEQQVSATQQSISLLNDSVEQAVAAISRIDEFTNKISSVLTIISGIAEQTNLLALNAAIEAARAGDSGRGFAVVADEVRGLASKTQSCTEDVNEMITNLEKSVRDAVQIMNQATERASVTKQASEKTQRAIDEMMMSMAHVTEKTTQIAAVIIEQSKMAKHIQEEINVIEAQSQESVEESSEVDQACRKLDQLHQHLSQVLGKFTV, encoded by the coding sequence ATGAATTATTTTAAAAATTTGGGAATTCGCTGGAAGTTATGTATTCCATTGATTCTTGTCATGTTACTGGTACTCACATTATCGGGCAGGAGTTTGTATTCAGAAGGATTACAGGCTGAAGCGATTACCATTGTGACCCGCCAAGAAATACCAGCACTGAGTTTGGTGCAGTCAGCGAATCGGGATCTGTATCAGGCTTGGGTCGCGGAACGGAGTATGCTGACATTACCCGTTAAAAGTGAGCAGTATCAACTCATGCAGAAAATGCATGATGACAGTATTAAAACTGCCAGTCAGAGTATGGAAAAACTCAAATCATTTCAGTTGAATGCAGAGATGAAGCAACTGGTTGAACAATTCTGGAAGACTTATCCTGAGTGGGTGGAAGTCACGGAGAGAATTGAACAAGAACGGAGTTCCAATTCCCGGGCCGGGCGCAGTACAGCGATCGGGCTATCGTTCAATGAGGGGTTCGAGTTATTTCAAAAGACGCAACATCACCTTGAATTAATTACCGATATTGTGGCCTTCAACGCTGATGAACGCACGGATAAGCTAGAAGAGATGCATCAGAATTATCGTTCAGGTCAGTTGTGGCTAGTCGGTTTCTCTTTGCTGATTTGTTTGGGGATTATCTGGTTTTTCCCATTAATGATTACGGGTGATTTGAAAAATATTACACAGCAAATTCAGGCACTGGCGAAAGGGGGCGGGGATTTAACCAAACGGTTGAAATTAAATCGTCGTGATGAATTAGGAGAACTGGCCACTTATCTGGACAAGTTTATGAGTGAACTCCATCAGCTTGTGACACAGATTATCAGTAATGCGCAAGAGAATAATGTCCATGTTTCTTCGTTAGGAGAGATGTCACGCAAAGCTTGCCAGACGGCTGAGAAACAGGTGCTCTCCATGCGAGAGGTCTCGGCGTCCAGTCATGAGATGAATGTAGCGATTCAGGATGTCTCTCTCAGTACATCCGAAGTGTCAGAGTCTACAGACAAAGCCGGCCAGTCTGCCCGTGAGGGCGAGCAGCAGGTCAGTGCAACCCAGCAGAGTATCAGTTTACTGAATGACAGTGTGGAGCAGGCCGTGGCTGCGATTTCTCGCATTGATGAATTCACGAACAAGATTAGTTCAGTCTTAACCATTATTAGTGGGATTGCCGAGCAGACGAATTTGCTGGCTCTGAATGCTGCAATTGAAGCGGCAAGAGCAGGGGATTCCGGGCGTGGTTTCGCTGTGGTTGCTGATGAAGTGCGAGGATTGGCGAGTAAAACGCAAAGTTGTACTGAAGATGTCAATGAAATGATTACCAATCTAGAGAAGAGTGTACGAGACGCTGTCCAGATCATGAACCAAGCGACTGAAAGAGCGTCTGTGACAAAACAGGCGAGTGAGAAGACCCAGCGAGCCATTGATGAGATGATGATGTCGATGGCGCATGTGACAGAAAAAACAACGCAAATCGCGGCTGTGATTATCGAGCAGAGTAAGATGGCCAAACATATTCAGGAGGAGATTAATGTCATTGAGGCTCAGTCTCAGGAAAGTGTTGAAGAGTCTTCTGAGGTTGATCAGGCCTGCCGCAAGCTGGATCAGCTCCATCAACACTTATCTCAGGTGCTTGGAAAATTTACCGTATAA
- a CDS encoding mechanosensitive ion channel family protein, which produces MNSWINDILSSSIWQREDTNVLLITLASFVAWMVWRFIYRHLNQLTEKTKVHWDDLLLHALRSPISVLIWLWPATISLGLLLEDMITSRLDWLETLKLVLLVCCFVWTLIRLVNNIEDYVLQTKDKDKTTVQAISKVVKLLVFVVGLLSIMQTFGLSLSGLLTFGGVGGLVVGFAAKDLLSNFFGGMMIYFDRPFKVGDWIRSPDRAIEGTVERIGWRMTVIRTFDKRPLYVPNSVFSSIVVENPSRMLNRRIYEVIGLRYDDSEKIATIVTDVRQMLEEHPDIDVNQTLIVNFDSFGASSLDFFIYTFTKTVNWMRYHNVKQDVLLKVMEIIHHHGADIAYPTQTLKLEPESVGSESLQAHTSQS; this is translated from the coding sequence ATGAATTCATGGATTAACGACATTCTTTCATCTTCTATATGGCAAAGAGAAGACACGAATGTGCTCTTGATTACACTTGCCAGTTTTGTCGCTTGGATGGTATGGCGCTTTATCTATCGTCATCTGAATCAACTCACTGAAAAAACCAAAGTTCATTGGGATGATCTTCTCCTCCACGCATTACGCTCCCCAATCAGTGTATTGATCTGGCTTTGGCCGGCGACAATTTCCCTCGGTTTGTTACTTGAAGATATGATTACCAGCCGATTAGACTGGCTGGAAACCCTTAAATTGGTGTTATTAGTCTGTTGCTTTGTCTGGACGTTGATACGGTTAGTCAACAATATAGAAGATTATGTATTGCAGACGAAAGACAAGGACAAAACAACCGTTCAAGCCATTTCCAAAGTCGTTAAGTTGTTGGTGTTTGTCGTCGGCTTGCTGTCGATTATGCAAACATTTGGGCTCAGTCTGTCGGGATTACTGACGTTTGGAGGTGTCGGTGGCTTAGTGGTCGGTTTTGCCGCAAAAGATCTGCTGTCGAATTTTTTCGGCGGCATGATGATCTACTTTGATCGCCCTTTTAAGGTTGGCGATTGGATTCGCTCACCGGATCGCGCCATTGAAGGGACCGTTGAGCGGATTGGTTGGCGAATGACAGTGATTCGCACGTTTGATAAACGTCCGCTTTACGTACCGAACTCGGTATTCAGTAGTATTGTAGTTGAAAACCCGTCGCGGATGCTCAATCGCCGTATCTATGAAGTCATCGGTTTACGATATGACGATTCTGAGAAAATTGCTACGATTGTCACTGATGTGCGGCAGATGCTGGAGGAACACCCTGATATTGATGTTAACCAGACGCTGATTGTTAATTTTGATTCTTTTGGTGCATCATCACTCGATTTCTTCATCTACACCTTTACGAAAACGGTCAATTGGATGCGTTACCATAACGTAAAACAGGATGTGCTGCTAAAAGTCATGGAAATTATCCATCATCACGGTGCGGATATCGCTTATCCAACTCAAACCCTCAAATTAGAGCCTGAAAGCGTGGGCTCTGAATCACTCCAAGCACATACGAGCCAAAGTTAA
- a CDS encoding transporter associated domain-containing protein, whose translation MRVDIAGRLLGDFFLEAKVAIADIGLYYGLDISDYPENMTLEMLVYQQVGDQPEQGDSFYWQGLTWVVARVRDWRVQLVGLKLPMN comes from the coding sequence ATGCGTGTTGATATCGCTGGTCGGCTTTTGGGTGATTTTTTTCTTGAAGCAAAAGTGGCGATAGCTGATATTGGTTTGTATTACGGACTGGATATCAGTGATTATCCAGAAAATATGACATTAGAAATGTTGGTTTATCAGCAGGTAGGAGATCAGCCTGAACAAGGTGATTCCTTTTACTGGCAGGGATTAACTTGGGTGGTTGCACGAGTTCGTGATTGGCGGGTTCAACTCGTCGGACTCAAGTTACCGATGAATTGA
- the ectB gene encoding diaminobutyrate--2-oxoglutarate transaminase — protein sequence MNIFNEKESNVQSYANHFPVVFATAKGSCLYSERGDRYLDFLAGAGALNYGHNNAILKQALLDYIDRDGVTHGLDMYSQAKAEFLQAFEHHILRPRMLDYKVQFTGPTGTNAVEAALKLARKVTGRSNVVAFTNGFHGCSYGALAATGNQHHRGAAGLHLHGIQRLPYDGYAGQDGLKLFETMLTDGSSGMDKPAAVLVETVQGEGGLNVASESWLQRLNTLCKRHKILLIVDDIQAGCGRTGTFFSFEPAGITPDIVTLSKSISGYGLPMSLVLMKPELDVWESGEHNGTFRGNNHAFVTATKAIETYWTNHDLEHHIGECAQAVTHVIEKMLRRYPELLSHRKGRGLMQGVACTSGEVAENIARECFNQSMIIETAGPEGEVLKFFCPLTISSDELQEGLDIFQRATETVAPQYIKKAS from the coding sequence ATGAATATTTTCAACGAGAAAGAGTCAAACGTACAATCGTATGCTAATCACTTCCCTGTCGTGTTCGCGACTGCAAAAGGGAGCTGTCTGTATTCCGAACGTGGTGACCGCTATCTTGATTTTTTAGCTGGTGCCGGTGCATTAAATTACGGTCATAACAATGCTATTTTGAAGCAGGCATTGCTGGATTATATTGACCGGGATGGTGTCACGCATGGCCTGGACATGTATTCGCAGGCTAAGGCCGAATTTTTACAAGCATTTGAGCACCACATTCTTCGCCCCCGTATGCTGGATTATAAAGTTCAGTTTACCGGACCAACCGGTACCAATGCGGTTGAAGCGGCATTAAAGCTGGCCCGAAAAGTGACTGGGCGCAGCAATGTTGTCGCCTTTACCAATGGTTTCCATGGTTGCTCGTATGGCGCACTTGCCGCGACGGGTAATCAGCATCACCGTGGCGCAGCAGGACTCCATTTACATGGCATTCAACGTCTGCCATATGATGGATATGCAGGGCAAGACGGCTTGAAATTGTTTGAAACCATGTTAACCGATGGTTCTTCGGGAATGGATAAACCCGCTGCTGTACTGGTTGAAACCGTACAGGGAGAAGGGGGGCTTAATGTCGCTTCCGAGAGCTGGCTACAACGTTTGAATACGCTGTGTAAACGACACAAAATTTTGCTGATTGTCGATGACATCCAAGCCGGGTGTGGCCGTACAGGAACCTTCTTTAGTTTTGAACCCGCCGGTATTACACCAGATATTGTGACGTTATCGAAATCAATCAGTGGTTATGGTCTGCCGATGTCACTGGTCCTGATGAAACCAGAGCTGGATGTTTGGGAATCCGGTGAGCATAACGGGACATTCCGTGGTAACAACCATGCGTTTGTGACGGCAACCAAAGCCATTGAAACCTATTGGACCAACCATGATCTTGAACATCACATTGGTGAGTGTGCCCAAGCGGTCACCCATGTGATTGAAAAAATGCTCCGTCGATACCCAGAGTTGCTTTCGCACCGTAAAGGCCGTGGACTGATGCAGGGTGTGGCATGTACTTCCGGTGAAGTTGCCGAAAACATTGCCCGGGAATGTTTCAATCAGAGCATGATTATCGAAACTGCTGGTCCTGAGGGTGAAGTTCTGAAGTTCTTCTGTCCATTGACGATCAGCTCCGACGAGCTGCAAGAAGGACTGGATATTTTTCAGCGTGCGACAGAGACCGTGGCACCGCAATACATCAAAAAAGCATCTTAA
- a CDS encoding aspartate kinase produces MSFTVEKIGGTSMTAFDAVMDNILLRPENPYQRIFVVSAYSGITDALLECKKTGQPGIYQLIAQRSEKWQEKMEALEQRMMLINQNIFADPMSRLRADKFIRSRLSEAKNCIRNIMDTCQHGQFSLNRYLPQIREFLSSLGEAHSAYNTVLKLKHSGINSRFIDLSGWNEDHHGSLDDVVRQAFESVDVTCELPIVTGYAYCDEGLMKTYDRGYSEMTFSRIAALTGAGQAIIHKEYHLSTADPGIVGADVVRPMGETNFDVADQLANLGMEAIHPNAATGLRQQNIPLIVKNTFEPEHRGTRISGGHDPENHRVEIIAGRDKVFALHLFDQSMVGLVDTVSYEMAEMIAEAKVDLIGKEMNANSMTYYLHGQSDSLNRLLASVEQRYPAASVSGKMVALISAIGASMDTCEVLANGMVALGQGNIQPMAVHSSLRNVNVQFCVEDKHYHQAICLLHEMLIEENCPKRSPRRYAA; encoded by the coding sequence ATGTCATTTACCGTAGAGAAAATCGGCGGTACATCCATGACCGCATTTGATGCCGTCATGGATAATATCCTGCTACGGCCGGAAAACCCTTATCAACGTATTTTTGTGGTCTCTGCTTATTCAGGTATTACCGATGCGTTGTTGGAATGTAAAAAAACCGGTCAACCCGGTATTTATCAGTTAATCGCCCAGAGAAGTGAGAAGTGGCAGGAGAAAATGGAAGCGTTAGAGCAACGAATGATGCTCATCAACCAGAATATTTTTGCTGACCCGATGTCTCGTCTTCGCGCCGATAAGTTTATCCGCTCCCGTTTGTCTGAAGCGAAGAATTGTATCCGCAATATTATGGATACATGCCAGCATGGACAATTTTCCCTGAATCGTTATCTGCCGCAGATTCGAGAGTTTCTATCTTCTCTGGGAGAAGCACATAGTGCTTATAACACGGTCTTGAAACTGAAACATTCCGGTATTAACTCTCGTTTTATTGATTTGTCGGGATGGAATGAAGATCACCACGGTAGTCTGGATGATGTCGTTCGTCAGGCATTTGAGAGCGTTGATGTGACATGTGAACTCCCGATTGTGACTGGCTATGCGTATTGTGATGAAGGTTTGATGAAGACATATGACCGGGGCTACAGTGAGATGACGTTTAGTCGTATTGCTGCCCTCACGGGGGCGGGGCAGGCGATCATTCATAAAGAATACCATCTCAGTACCGCGGATCCGGGTATTGTCGGTGCGGATGTTGTGCGTCCGATGGGAGAGACGAACTTTGATGTCGCCGATCAATTGGCGAACCTCGGTATGGAAGCGATTCACCCCAATGCGGCGACTGGACTACGGCAGCAGAATATCCCTTTGATCGTGAAAAACACGTTTGAACCGGAACACCGTGGAACACGTATTTCAGGCGGACATGATCCGGAGAATCATCGGGTGGAAATTATTGCGGGCCGCGATAAAGTGTTTGCGTTGCATTTGTTTGATCAATCAATGGTTGGATTGGTCGATACCGTCAGTTATGAGATGGCCGAGATGATCGCTGAAGCGAAAGTTGATCTGATCGGAAAAGAGATGAATGCCAACTCGATGACTTATTATTTACACGGGCAGAGTGATAGTTTAAATCGTCTGCTCGCGAGTGTAGAGCAGCGTTATCCAGCGGCATCGGTTTCTGGAAAAATGGTGGCGTTGATCTCGGCGATTGGTGCTTCGATGGACACATGTGAAGTGCTGGCAAATGGTATGGTCGCATTGGGACAGGGCAATATTCAGCCGATGGCTGTCCATTCGTCACTCAGAAATGTCAATGTGCAGTTTTGTGTCGAAGATAAACATTATCATCAGGCGATTTGTTTGCTCCATGAAATGTTGATTGAAGAAAATTGTCCGAAAAGAAGCCCAAGGCGTTATGCCGCCTGA
- a CDS encoding pirin family protein codes for MSNVRQIHQIIPAQPTSDGDGVKIRRVAGFNHKQFSPFLMLDELKSDERADYVGGFPPHPHRGIETLTYMMQGHFQHRDHMGNVGELRSGGAQWMAAGRGVIHSEMPMMEDGSLHGFQIWINQPAKNKMQPAQYHDFQPEVVTEYTHDETGLLRVLAGQAEIAGQMLSGPLLQTGVPLLVADWRANLDQSLHLQIPQQHQAMIYVYRGEVQLDSRVVKAGEFALLTQGDSLMAQSKTSDNGMLILAGEPIHEPVVHYGPFVMNSYAEIEQAINDYNSGQFETY; via the coding sequence ATGTCCAATGTACGGCAAATTCACCAAATTATCCCGGCTCAGCCGACTTCTGATGGAGATGGTGTCAAAATTCGTCGGGTCGCCGGTTTCAACCACAAACAGTTTTCACCATTTTTGATGCTCGATGAACTTAAATCTGATGAACGGGCTGATTATGTGGGTGGCTTCCCCCCCCATCCGCATCGTGGTATCGAAACACTGACTTATATGATGCAAGGCCATTTTCAACATCGGGATCATATGGGGAATGTCGGAGAACTTCGTTCTGGTGGTGCACAGTGGATGGCCGCGGGTCGTGGTGTGATTCATAGTGAAATGCCAATGATGGAAGATGGTTCCTTACATGGATTTCAGATTTGGATTAACCAGCCAGCGAAAAATAAGATGCAGCCGGCGCAATACCATGACTTTCAGCCTGAAGTTGTCACCGAATATACGCATGATGAAACCGGTTTGTTGAGAGTGCTTGCAGGTCAAGCTGAAATTGCGGGGCAGATGTTAAGTGGTCCTTTATTACAAACAGGGGTTCCATTACTTGTTGCAGACTGGCGGGCGAACTTAGACCAGTCGCTTCATCTTCAGATACCGCAGCAGCATCAGGCCATGATCTACGTTTATCGGGGTGAAGTACAACTGGACTCTCGTGTTGTTAAAGCCGGAGAGTTTGCTTTGCTGACTCAGGGAGATAGCTTAATGGCGCAGTCCAAGACGTCCGATAATGGAATGTTGATTCTTGCTGGTGAACCAATTCACGAGCCTGTGGTACACTATGGTCCGTTTGTGATGAACTCATATGCTGAAATTGAGCAAGCAATTAACGATTACAACAGTGGTCAATTTGAGACTTATTAA
- a CDS encoding type II asparaginase, translated as MNKKYLSKTMAALMLCTSFASFANADKPTVKIYATGGTIAGSSESNMDTTDYKAGKIGVDLLISAVPELKDFAHVIGEQIANTDSNNINQNILLKLSKAISLQLADADTSGVVVTHGTDTLEETAFFLDLTVKSDKPVVIVGAMRPATAISADGGMNLLEAVRLASDDNAKDRGAMVVLNDRIGSAFYTTKTNSTMLDTFKATEQGYLGAFLSGEPHFYYEPTKPVDKPYFDISHVKQLPKVKILYSYQDQDPALLHAAIKEGAKGIVIAGTGNGSLSDVMLEAVQETMDKGIPVVRSTRTGNGFVTPKQEGIGSGVYNPQKAKVLLSLALAHGDNLKTIRNYFEN; from the coding sequence ATGAATAAAAAATATTTATCCAAAACGATGGCTGCGTTGATGCTCTGTACCTCTTTTGCTTCTTTTGCAAACGCGGATAAACCTACTGTCAAAATTTACGCAACGGGAGGAACCATTGCGGGAAGTTCTGAATCAAATATGGATACAACAGATTATAAAGCCGGCAAAATTGGGGTTGATCTGTTGATTTCTGCTGTACCTGAGTTAAAGGATTTTGCCCATGTGATTGGTGAGCAAATCGCCAATACAGACAGTAATAATATTAATCAGAATATTCTGTTAAAGCTCAGCAAAGCAATCAGCCTGCAACTGGCTGATGCCGACACCAGTGGTGTTGTGGTCACTCATGGAACTGACACACTTGAGGAAACTGCATTTTTCCTTGATTTGACAGTGAAAAGCGACAAGCCTGTAGTCATTGTTGGTGCAATGCGTCCGGCAACTGCAATTAGTGCGGATGGTGGCATGAACTTGCTGGAAGCTGTCAGACTGGCGTCAGACGATAATGCGAAAGATCGCGGCGCAATGGTTGTGCTGAATGACCGGATCGGTTCTGCATTTTATACCACCAAAACCAATTCAACGATGCTGGATACATTTAAAGCAACCGAACAGGGATATCTGGGTGCGTTCTTAAGTGGCGAACCGCATTTCTATTATGAGCCGACAAAACCAGTTGATAAGCCGTATTTCGATATCAGCCATGTCAAACAGCTACCAAAAGTGAAAATCCTGTATAGCTATCAAGACCAAGATCCTGCGTTGCTCCATGCAGCCATTAAAGAAGGCGCAAAAGGGATTGTTATTGCAGGCACTGGTAACGGTTCTTTATCAGATGTAATGCTTGAAGCCGTTCAAGAAACGATGGATAAAGGTATTCCGGTTGTTCGCTCAACCCGTACCGGTAACGGATTCGTAACGCCAAAACAGGAAGGTATCGGTTCCGGTGTTTATAATCCTCAGAAAGCGAAAGTGCTTTTGTCTCTGGCACTGGCTCATGGTGATAACCTTAAGACCATCAGAAATTATTTCGAAAACTAA
- a CDS encoding DUF2850 domain-containing protein, with the protein MKSLLAVLGLLLIGCSAVLIYMSYQDYISPKKVYGVWLETQVMHDRREVITFNKRGVYRNSHLITTKFDFDGKRVQFKSGGQEHIYQISGTAASPQLKRIEPSQPVQVLIKKGYEHTLEKPDNAWRRVNTRSSFAEGFTNGD; encoded by the coding sequence TTGAAATCATTATTGGCAGTGCTGGGACTATTGCTTATCGGCTGTAGCGCAGTATTGATTTATATGAGTTATCAAGACTATATCAGCCCGAAGAAAGTTTATGGCGTTTGGTTAGAAACACAAGTCATGCATGATCGGCGAGAAGTCATTACATTTAATAAGCGTGGGGTTTATCGAAATAGCCACCTGATTACCACAAAATTTGATTTTGATGGGAAGCGGGTTCAGTTTAAAAGCGGTGGCCAGGAACATATCTATCAAATTAGTGGTACGGCTGCTTCCCCTCAGTTAAAACGTATCGAACCGAGTCAACCGGTTCAGGTTTTGATTAAAAAAGGTTACGAACACACACTGGAAAAGCCCGACAATGCTTGGCGTAGGGTGAATACCAGAAGCTCATTCGCCGAAGGGTTCACCAACGGCGATTAG
- the ectA gene encoding diaminobutyrate acetyltransferase, with product MITNIPWSEMARAALERNHSQWIFRTPVRSDGQRIHELVSLCPPLDENSAYCNFLQSIHFQKTCILAEQQDEILGFISAYRKPDKPSDLFIWQVAVHPSARGKGLAFDMLKQLISQENLQDIEAIETTITRDNQGSWNLFKKFDHANGLQGQVSTFLDETRHFDGQHETEYLYRIPLESIPQT from the coding sequence ATGATCACCAACATACCATGGTCAGAAATGGCTAGAGCTGCACTAGAGCGAAATCATTCGCAGTGGATTTTTAGAACCCCCGTTCGTTCAGATGGTCAACGAATTCACGAATTAGTAAGTTTGTGTCCGCCATTGGATGAAAATTCTGCATATTGTAATTTTTTACAGTCAATTCATTTCCAAAAAACGTGCATTCTTGCTGAACAGCAAGATGAGATTTTGGGATTTATTTCTGCTTATCGTAAACCGGACAAGCCTTCAGATTTGTTCATTTGGCAGGTTGCCGTGCATCCGTCTGCCCGAGGGAAGGGTTTAGCTTTTGATATGTTAAAGCAGCTGATTTCTCAGGAGAACTTACAGGATATCGAAGCAATAGAGACCACGATTACCAGAGATAATCAGGGCTCTTGGAACCTATTTAAGAAATTTGACCATGCGAACGGTTTGCAAGGGCAGGTTTCGACGTTTCTTGATGAAACCCGGCATTTCGATGGGCAGCATGAAACGGAATATCTGTACCGCATTCCGCTTGAGTCAATCCCACAGACGTAG
- a CDS encoding PDC sensor domain-containing protein, with product MIRHLSSMIFTVLLSLTSLLPLTSVHAEGAPDSLKELIPQLESWGRDPVLIEAVEAQNKQKVSLDEIKKMDETWRNTSDVNDFMSSLMSNKAAKRLLELENSMPFLIELFLMDNQGANVAMTNKTSDYWQGDEDKFIQSFNGGQGKDYIGEVEYDDSVLSYLVQVSVPVIDPQGKTIGALTIGINLDEYEDQ from the coding sequence ATGATTCGTCATCTGTCATCGATGATTTTTACTGTACTGCTCTCATTGACTTCACTATTACCACTGACGTCTGTCCACGCTGAAGGTGCACCCGACAGTCTGAAAGAGTTGATTCCTCAGTTGGAAAGTTGGGGAAGAGATCCTGTTCTGATTGAGGCTGTGGAAGCACAGAATAAGCAGAAAGTCTCCTTGGATGAGATCAAAAAAATGGATGAGACATGGAGAAATACATCGGATGTCAATGATTTCATGTCTTCTCTGATGAGTAATAAAGCTGCAAAAAGGTTGCTGGAACTTGAAAATAGTATGCCGTTTCTGATTGAGCTTTTTCTCATGGACAATCAAGGCGCTAATGTGGCGATGACCAATAAGACGTCTGACTATTGGCAGGGAGATGAAGATAAGTTCATTCAGTCTTTCAACGGTGGCCAAGGGAAAGACTACATTGGTGAAGTGGAATACGATGATAGTGTACTCAGCTATCTTGTTCAGGTTTCTGTTCCAGTGATTGATCCTCAGGGGAAAACGATTGGTGCGCTGACTATCGGGATTAATCTTGATGAATATGAAGACCAGTAA